The DNA sequence TGCAATCGAGGCAGAAGGCATTGAAATCCCGTTCCCGCAGCGGACCCTCTGGCTCCCCGAATTCCATGAACTGATGACCCGGGGGAGTCCGGCAAGAGAGAAGGGTCTCCCCCTGCAACAGGAATCCGACACCGGAGCACGTCCGGTCTCACCCCATGAAGTCCTTTCAGGAATGAAATTATTCAAAGATTCCACAGAAGGACAGGGATCTTCTCAAAACGGAAATAGCTAAAAAAATTATTCAATTTTTGGCAGGAGTATTTTCCTGCAGAGAATATCCATAATACCATGTTTTATTCCAAATCTGCTTTGCCCTGCATGGATGGGGGACTTTAGTTGAATCTCCGTTATCCTGTTTCCAAGAGCGATGACAACTTTGTCATCCATGAATTCAACCGAAGGTGCAGACATTTCCTCGGACGGTATTTCAAGGGTGATGTAGATGAACTCATCATCTTCAACCAGCTCATAGGGCAGACCCTCATCATAATCGTCCATCTGGAAAATCCGGGTATCCTCGCCCGTTCCGGTAATGATGGTGCAACCAACAAACCGTGCCGAATCATCAACCGGCAGGTTCCTGATTAACTCTTCCATCGCTTTTGCGAGTATTTTTGATACGTCGTCGTTGGGGTCATGTGCCATTTTTCTCACGCACCTTATAGAGTTGTCCGTTCCACGATACGATCCCCGCCGCAGTCAGGCGTGCAAGGGATTTAACCAGTTCGTCTCTGGAAATTCCTGTAATTTCCACAATTTCATCCACTGAGAGGGCACTACTGCAAAGAGCAGTTACCAGAGTAATCTCTGTCTCGCCGTCTAATATGTCTTTGCTAGTGGACACAAGATCAGCGATCGCTGCATCAATATCATGCTCGATATACTCGAGACTGCTCAGGTAATAATTTCTGGAGGCAAACAGGTTTTCAAGGAGTCGCACCGAACGGAAAAAGGCCGTTTCGGTCTCCGACCTGACCATTCCACCAAGAGTTTCGTCCTCCACATCGATTCTTACATTGATTTTTCTCGAGAGGTAGTAGTATTTCCTCCTCCTCTCATCCGTCCTCCAGAGAAGGACATTCTCGCGTTCCATATACTGGAGATGCTCCACTACGGCTTTTGGGCTGATCTCCAGCCTCTCCGATATCTCAGTCACAAAGCATGGTTTTTCGCGCAGGAGTCCGATGATCCTTCTCCGGTTCCGGTTTCCAAGCACATCCAGAAGGCGGGATACCTCATCCCCTTCGATCATATTTACCCAAGGTAAGGGAGATGAAAAATAAAATAGTTACTGATCAGTCAACCACCCGGTAGTTGGGTGCTTCATCAGTGATCAGAATATTGTGCGGGTGACTTTCGGTATATCCGGCAGAGGTGATGCGGACGAACTGCCCCTGCACCTTGAGATCAGCGACGGTGGCAGAGCCCGTGTACCCCATTGCGGATTTCAGTCCGCCCACAAGCTGATAGAGGACTTCGGATACATTCCCGACATACGGGATTGCTCCTTCGACACCTTCGGGAACAAACTTTGTGCGCCCGATATCCTTCTTCTGGAAATACCGGTCGCTCGACTCACCACTGCTCATGACACCCAGCGATCCCATCCCACGGTACTGCTTGTACCTGCGCCCCTTCATGGCAATCAGCCGACCGGGCGATTCATCAGTGCCGGCAAGGAGACTTCCCACCATCACACAGTCGGCCCCGGCCGCGATTGCCTTTGCAATGTCACCGCTGTACCGAATACCTCCATCGGCAATGACCGGGACGTCGTATCCTGCAGCGACCTCGGCGACATTTGATATGGCTGTTATCTGTGGGACTCCGACACCTGCCACAATGCGTGTGGTGCAGATACTGCCGGGTCCGATACCTACCTTAATTGCGTCAATCTCTCCTGCATATTCCTCCGCACCTGCTGCTGTTGCGATGTTTCCGGCAATCACGTCTGCACTGACGCTGCCCTTGATGTCCTTGACCGCCTTCACCACATTCATGTTATGTGCATGGGCACAGTCCACTGCCAGGGCATCAGCCCCTGCCTCATCAAGGAGCATCGCACG is a window from the Methanovulcanius yangii genome containing:
- a CDS encoding heat-shock protein Hsp90 codes for the protein MAHDPNDDVSKILAKAMEELIRNLPVDDSARFVGCTIITGTGEDTRIFQMDDYDEGLPYELVEDDEFIYITLEIPSEEMSAPSVEFMDDKVVIALGNRITEIQLKSPIHAGQSRFGIKHGIMDILCRKILLPKIE
- a CDS encoding ArsR/SmtB family transcription factor, which translates into the protein MIEGDEVSRLLDVLGNRNRRRIIGLLREKPCFVTEISERLEISPKAVVEHLQYMERENVLLWRTDERRRKYYYLSRKINVRIDVEDETLGGMVRSETETAFFRSVRLLENLFASRNYYLSSLEYIEHDIDAAIADLVSTSKDILDGETEITLVTALCSSALSVDEIVEITGISRDELVKSLARLTAAGIVSWNGQLYKVREKNGT
- the guaB gene encoding IMP dehydrogenase encodes the protein MYSEKWEVPTALTFDDVLLVPAESYVEPSEADTRARFTRNISLNIPIISAAMDTVTESKMAIALAREGSIGILHRNMPAIREAEEIKIVKQAEDIIERDVLTVQTGATVADVDRMMRFHDIGGVPVMQGERIIGIVSRRDLRGIVERRATENIENVMTKELITVGDGVSLEEALEVMYANKVERLPVTGEDGILMGIITMQDLLERHRNPNAIRDADGNLRVAAAVGPFDFERAMLLDEAGADALAVDCAHAHNMNVVKAVKDIKGSVSADVIAGNIATAAGAEEYAGEIDAIKVGIGPGSICTTRIVAGVGVPQITAISNVAEVAAGYDVPVIADGGIRYSGDIAKAIAAGADCVMVGSLLAGTDESPGRLIAMKGRRYKQYRGMGSLGVMSSGESSDRYFQKKDIGRTKFVPEGVEGAIPYVGNVSEVLYQLVGGLKSAMGYTGSATVADLKVQGQFVRITSAGYTESHPHNILITDEAPNYRVVD